A single window of Plasmodium reichenowi strain SY57 chromosome 14, whole genome shotgun sequence DNA harbors:
- a CDS encoding putative exported protein (Plasmodium exported protein, unknown function): MNIIYFNILFFALFLDTFISSHTNIPRTHNNNSKNATIKKTPVDTIPDVITLEYIREQLKQIQLIKDEIIKDKLKKIKFFKKKNKSKNDQDLKKDIEKLETEILDTKILCDDYIKNELKEISLIKDEIVKDKIEKDQWKKNKLIDYELNRLFHEAKKKELQQLYDKYLNEQLENRKLQKHKVKKKKRKHRRKTFFELWSAFYELLEEKVHKYNIGGYTIVMGLLGAIGKSIHSIYTTCTACEVANAKVISCFISGFSKSACITAPGATPNVSGCIKATLCSNALSKATACAAGSASIEVSSIVIAVIIIIVCLIALIGLICFLVENKESILENKYVQKIMPYIEKIINSKYVSRTITGLNDFYLSKQLIYII, from the exons atgaacattatttattttaacatattatttttcgCTCTCTTTTTAGATACATTCATATCATCACATACa AATATTCCAAGAActcataataataattctaaAAATGCGACAATTAAAAAAACTCCAGTAGATACAATACCAGATGTGATTACTTTAGAATATATAAGAGAACAATTAAAACAAATTCAACTAATAAAagatgaaataataaaggacaaattaaagaaaatcaaattttttaaaaagaaaaacaaaagtAAAAACGATCAAGATctaaaaaaagatattgAAAAATTAGAAACAGAAATATTGGATACCAAAATATTATGTgatgattatataaaaaatgaattaaaagaaatCTCATTAATAAAAGATGAAATTGTAAAAGACAAAATAGAAAAAGATCAATggaagaaaaataaattgaTTGATTATGAATTGAACAGACTTTTCCATGAAgcaaaaaagaaagaacTACAACAgttatatgataaatatttaaatgaacAATTAGAGAATCGAAAATTACAAAAGCATAAAG ttaagaagaaaaaaaggaaaCATCGAAGAAAAACATTTTTTGAGTTATGGAGCGCCTTTTATGAATTACTTGAAGAAAAAgtacataaatataatattggTGGTTACACAATTGTTATGGGTTTGTTAGGAGCAATAGGAAAATCAATACATTCTATATATACAACGTGCACTGCATGTGAAGTAGCTAACGCTAAAGTTATTTCATGTTTTATATCTGGATTTTCTAAATCTGCTTGTATTACAGCTCCTGGTGCTACTCCGAACGTATCTGGATGTATAAAGGCTACATTATGTTCTAATGCTCTTTCAAAGGCGACTGCATGTGCAGCTGGCAGTGCATCCATTGAGGTATCTTCAATTGTCATAGctgttataataattattgtATGTCTTATAGCCTTAATAGGTTTAATATGTTTCTTAGttgaaaataaagaatCAATTTTGGAGAATAAATATgttcaaaaaataatgcCTTATATcgaaaaaataataaattctAAATATGTAAGTAGGACAATAACAGGATTGaatgatttttatttatcgaagcaattaatatatattatataa